The sequence ATTCTCGCAGAAGATTTACGTAAAATGTACGTCGCCGTGACCCGTGCACAGTACGCCACCTTCATTGCGCTGGAGGCCATGAGCGAGCATCGTAATAATCCGTTGTTTTACTTATTAAACGGCGGTGAGGCGTTGTCTGACGAGCTTTACAACGTTGTTAATGAGCACTGGCAGCAAAGCGCGCATACGCAGGTGACACGCCTGGAAGAGGACGAACCTCTCGTGAGAGCGCTTGAGCAGGAGCAAAAAACACCTAAGTTGACGCCTAAAACGATGCCGGCTGGCCGAAAACTCGAACGTTGGTGGGTGGCTAGCTACAGCGCGCTGAAGTATGAAGGCGCGGTGACGAAAAGCACACAGGCACCGCAGTCGCCCGATGAAATGAACCTGCTGGATGAGCGAGAAGACAAGGACGAGCAAGTCGCCAGTGTCGCAGAGCCGAGTGCGGACAGCATTCACCACTTACCTAAAGGCGCCGGACCGGGCTCCTTTTTGCATAACTTATTGGAAGAGTCGGCGAATCGGGGTTTTGAGGTAATCGCTCACGATGCCTCCGAGCGCACTGAGCTGGTACAGCGTTTTTGTGTCAGCCCTTTGTGGCAGGAGCATGAGCAGAGCATTGCACAATGGCTGAATGCGTACCTACAAACCGAATTTACGCTGAACGCTAACGGCGACAAAATTAGCCTCAGCCAGTTGCAGCAGTACAAAGCCGAACCCGAGTTTTGGTTTGGTGCCAGTGGCGTTAACGCACAAACACTGGATAACCTGGTGCAACAACACACATTACCCGGTTACGAGCGCCCTGCACTGGAGCCTAACTTGCTGAATGGCATGTTAAAAGGCTTTATCGACTTGGTCTTTGAACATAACGGAAAGTATTACGTGGCAGACTACAAGTCCAATTGGCTGGGTGAAGACGACCATGCCTACAGCGAGGATGCTATGCGCGAAAAAATACTTCACAGCCGTTATGACCTGCAATACGTGATTTATACGCTGGCATTGCACCGTCTGCTAAAAGCTCGGCTGGGCGATGAATACGATTACGACACCCAGGTTGGCGGCGCAGTTTATCTCTTTTTACGCGGGCACAGAGCCGAAACTGGCGGCGCATTTTGTGACAGGCCACCGAAAGAGCTGATAGAGCAGCTGGACAGCCTATTCGCCGGAGAAAGCGTCAAAGACAAGGAGTCAGTATGAGCAATGTAACTACCCACACCCTGTTCGAAGCTCTGAGTCAGTGGCGGGATGCCGGCTGGATACGCTCTATTGATTTAGCCTTTGTCGAGTTTCTGCAGCAAGCGGGCGAGCGCAGCGATGCGGTGTTACTCGCCGCCTGCTGTGTGTCGCATCAAGCCGGGCGTGGGCATACGCAAGTTGATCTAAAGGCTTTGATGGATGCCCCGGAAACGCTGCTGAACCTGCCACCGGAGAACCGTCATGCCGCGGACTGCGCCTTACCAAGTGAGCTTTTTAAGCAATACGGATTAGACCTGACCGACGCACTGGCAGCCAGTCAATGCGTCGATGTGAATGGCCACGGAACCGAGCCGTTGGTGCTCAGCGAACACACCTTGTATTTACGCCGCTATTGGCAGTACGAAACCTTTATAGAGCAAAGTGTTCAGGCGCGCATGCAAGATCGGCCGGTTATTAATGATGAGCTACTAAAGAGTACGCTGGCTAAGCTGTTTGCGCCGACTGAAAACGACGATATTAACTGGCAGCGAGTGGCCTGTGCGAATACTGTGCGGTATCGGTTTAGTGTCATTACTGGCGGACCAGGTACCGGTAAAACCTATACCGTGGTGCGCTTGTTGACGGCATTGCAGCATCAGGCGTTGACGCTCGGTTTGCCACCGCTGCGAGTGTCACTGGCGGCGCCGACCGGCAAAGCTGCAGCGCGCCTGACTGAGTCCATTGAAAATGAGCTGGAGCAATTGGTGCAGAATGAAAAACTATCCAGTCTGAAGGACGCATTACTTTCGATTCAGCCCGAAGGGAAAACGCTGCATCGACTATTGGGTGTGAAACCCAATTCCCGCGCCTTTAAACACAATGCAGAAAACCCGTTGCGAACGGATGTGGTGATTGTCGATGAAGCCTCAATGATAGACATAGAAATGATGACTGCATTGCTAAAAGCAACACCGAAACACGCGCGGCTGGTACTCATTGGCGACAAAGACCAGCTAGCATCGGTCGAAGCTGGCGCCGTGCTCGGTAACTTATGCGCCGGCGCCGATGAAGGGCAATATCACAGCAACACCGCTAAGTGGCTGCAGGACATTGCTGACACACCAACATTTCCGTCAGAGCTTATCAATGACAAGGGCGAGCAGCGCCTGCAACACGTGGTTAAATTCCGCAAAAGCTACCGCTTTAAAGGCCCTATTGCCGACCTGGCAAACGCTATTAACCGTCAGGATGATGCCGCCACACAACAGGAAATTGAAAAAGCCAAAGCCGCTGAAGGTGATCACCCAGTCAGTGTTTACGAAGTCGACAGTTTAGACGACTCAAGCTTTGAAGCCTTAATTCGCAGTAACCTGACAACATCGGGTAGCCTGACGTTACACGTCAGGAGCAATGCAGCCGTCAACGACAATGCTACTACAAACATCGACGCTGGTTCCGCCGACAAACTCGCCCTGGAAGCGCTGCAAAACCTAAGCAACTTTCAAATTCTCACCGCCCTGCGCGAAGGCCCCTGGGGCATGAAAGCCGTAAACCAAAAAGTCGGCGACATACTCGGCGTAAACGCCAACAGCTGGTACGAAGGCCGCCCCGTTATGGTCACCAAAAACGACTACGGATTAAAGCTCAACAACGGCGATATTGGCATCGCCCTAAAAGACCCGGAACACGGCCACCTGCGCGTCGCTTTTCCCGATCAAGAGCACGGCGTACGCTGGATACTCCCGAGCCGGCTCACCCACATAGAAACCGTCTACGCCATGACCGTACACAAATCCCAAGGCTCCGAGTTCAAACACACCGTCATGGTACTACCCGACCACGACAGCCCAGTGATGAGCAAAGAATTGTTGTACACCGGTATTACGCGGGCTAAAGAGCGGTTGAGTTTGGTGGGTAAGGGTTTAGCTAACCTTTAACATCTAGAGCAGATCAGAAAGCGCCATAAACTTAAAATTATGATGCTTGTGATCAAAGTCAGTCAGCGGCCGCGCCAACCGCTGTGGTTGGCTGACTTTGAATAGCCAATATTTTTCATCACGCTTTTTCTTAGCGGTGCCAGTAATTTCTTCGGTCAACGCTTGCCCCGCAACCTCTTCAATAGACTCTACTTGCCAGACATAGTTGGCTATTAGCTTGTTGCCTTGCTTTTTGTCTGGAGCGGCAATGATGATAAATTTGGCTTCTCTCATTTTGTTATCGATAATGTACTTTTGGGTAGAAGCCCTTTTCTTCATGTGAAAAACAGAGGCTGAGCCATGTAAAAATGCTTCGTAATAGCCCGAGTTTCGTTGATCAATGGCAGTCGAAGTGACAAGCGCTAAATCAGCGTGGCGAATACTGGTTAACCCAGTCTGATTTATCCGTGCAGATTCCTGGAAAAAGTACTTATCAATATCTCTAGTACTCTCATCGTCCAGTAGGCTCGCTAATTGATCGGTGAGAAATGATTTTAACCAGGCTTTTCCAGTATCGTTTGCGGTGCTGGGTAGTAGAGGAAACGCCCCAACGCCAACTTCGTTAATTGCATCCCAGTATGGGTTAATTTTGATATTTTCAGGGTCTTGGTTATAAAAACCAGGGTACAAGGCAAAAGCCCCAAAAACGGGTCGAGTCTTGTTCTTGCCTAAGCTATCAAATTTTTGATAAATGAGTGCATCACGATACCGGTGCATTTGGTTAAGGGCATCAACAGGCACACAATCTTTATCAGTTCTATCACGGTCGATACGATATTTCGCATCAAACACCCAAACCAGACGTTCTTGGTCACCAATGGATACTTCAAGAAAAATGTCGGGTTTCTGCATCGAGGTCCATGCTTTGTAGGGGTTACTGCTTATAGAAATTTGCGGCTCATGGACAACCCGTATTTGCACATCGCCTTTTTTGAACAACTGTGACGCACCTAGTCCATCAACAAACTCAACCCGAAGCCCCTCGCGCTTAAGTTTCGGGTGCGCTGTTTGATTGACCTTTTCGAAACCTAGTTCCTCAACAATCTGCGTGACCTGCAGATAACACCAAACTTCGTATAAGTCAGCGATAGATCGCACTGCTACTGAAGCATCGTCTCCGAATAAATCCAGGTACAATTTAAGCTCTTGCCAGGCGCGGTATACTTTTGCGTATCCAGATTTCTGCTGCAGTACTAACGAATCCGTTTTTAAGCTTCGAAAATCTATTGAGCAACAATTACGGTGGGCGTAATACCACATTAAAAAGCGAAGAACCAACATACTTCTGATTCTTCCCTGTTAATATCCCTAATAGCTCACTTTCATTCAAGATTAAGCACACAGATTTACAGGGACTTGCTCGGCAGGCATACTTATACCTTATAAATAGACAGTACGGGGAATAAGATGCCTTCTCATATGGGAGTTCAGCGTTTTGCCACTTCAAGAAATGCTCAAACGGAAACTTTTGTCGAGTTTATTCTTGAGCTTTTCTGTGAATCTTTGCGTCAGAAAAATCGAGTGCAAAACTTCCAAGTTGAAAGTCAAAAACATTTTGTATCAGATATCGCTTCCGACGTATGGGATCATTTTGTAAGTTATTTTGATAATTACTTAAATAAAGAAATTGAGATTTGGTGCCAGACCACGTGCTATAAAGGTAACGCCAATGGAAAGCCTGAGCCCAACAAAACATATGAAGTCAGGGAGACTTTAGTCGAGGCCATCTCATTAAGAGAGCATATTTTAAGAAGTGAAAAGCTGGCTCGAACCGTCCATTTTACCGTTGGTTCAAGAAAATATACATACAATTGGTTCTCTCCCGTAAAAGAAAAAACATTCGATAAATCAATATATTTAGAGTTAACCGATACAGATATATTTGAAGAGATCGCTTCTTGTTTTGAAGGCGCCTGTACCGAGCTTCAAGTTAAAGAGAATATAAAAAAGCATATCGAAAATGAAACGGAATTGGGACTTTTAATTAAAGATACGTGCTTGAAATTGATGAGTTGGGCTACCACAGAAAAGTACTCAGCCCAAGGCAACGCTGACTCTCAATATGCGCTGGTTAGCAGTAATTTAGCCAAATACGAAGCCAAACTAGAAAGCACGGTTCTTAAATCAAAAAATGCAGGCGTAGATATAAAGAAGACGTGCAATGATGTAGTTTATGGGAAAGAGTCAGCGGATCCTATAATTAATAAAACAGTTGACCTGTTACTTGAAAAAAAGCCATTTATTAAGACGGCTAAATCATTTCTTTCTAATTGGCACCGATTCTCTGATTTGATTTATCAGTACGAGAAGTCGTCACGGGATTTAAATGATTTTGTCACATCCTTATGGACTGCTGAGAAAAAAGTTCGGCTGATAGCAAGACGGCTTTTGATGCGAGTCGGCGCAAGAGAGTCTATCAATTATGTGCAAGACGTCGATATAGAGGGCATTACTGAGCATAACTTATACAGCGGAAATCATGATGGCTATAAACTAACAGCGATAATAACACATGTTGTTAGCGAGCTCCCATATACATCTACCAAAACTTTAGCTAGTGCTTTGACCTCTAGAGAAGCAAAGAAACTCATTCAATCCGCTGTGTGGTTTGAAGCAAGGAATGGTACGAGCTTAAAACCTAGCTTTGACTATATATCCTTAGCGTTGGAATCCCAAAATTTTATAATACAACCTGCTAACGTTCTAACTGATAAGCCATTAGGGTATCACGCTCAGTTAGCGGAACAGGGAGAAGTTGTAAAGCCTTATTCAAATCTTAAAGTCCTACTAAATTCAAACGGAAATCTACTCGCATTTTTAAAAGGTAAATATTTTAACCCGCCAGAGTTTCCTAGAAGATGTAAAGAGGAGGCCTATGTGTCACTCACATTATCCCATGATTATATCGATGACGTTTTCAACCGAAGCGTCGATGTTCCTATAATAATGTTCATCGACATGCCTACCAAATTTTCCCCGCCAGAATACGCCTTGAAAAGGTTGATGGCATTCGGATGGCGTATTGCATTTAACGTAGATGACATATTGGAAATTATAAGTGAAAAGTGAAGTTCAAAACGCTGCGATAAGAGAGTTCACGGAATTTAAACGTTTCTTGGACATTGATACAGCTTTAACGCAGTCAGTATGGCAGTCAAAACTGTCTACAGGGAAAACTCTCGAATTTATTAGTTTACTCGGAGTTATGCGGGAGCTAATGGACGGAAATTTAGACCTTTGTACTTCCGAATATCTTTCTAGAGCTCCCGAACTTATGTATTTAAGGAACGAAATTCCCCATCAACACAGCGCACAGGCTGGACACGATGCTTCGGTATCCTCGGATATTTCGTTAAAAGACAGGTTTCATGCCGCACTGCTTCCGAAAGCCGAGTTTACTTTAAATAATAATAATTTTATGGTGTTTAGAGAAGGTAATCCTTTACACCTTATTGACGCCGTAACGTCCGGGCGACCTATGTACAAAGAGAGACCAGATTTGGTTATTGTTGAAGGGAAGATCACGATCAACTCTGATAATAGCTCAGTTCAGATTATTCATAGGGATAATAAAGGAGAATTACTTCAAGCCGATTTATCTGTAAAGAATACTAATCTTATCCCTTTGAAAAGTTTTTCTAAAACTGAAAACTATATGGTAACCACCCGAGCAATTTTCGAGTGCAGTGTATCGAAATCTCAGTCTCACGTAGACACGCAATTATCGCATTATATCTCTATATTTGAGACAGACTCCTTTTGCCCCTTTTCATTATTCATACATGGGGGTAAAAAGACATCGTTAACTCGCTCGACAGTTCTAATTGATATGAAAAATATAGTAAATAGTTTCTCTTCACATGAAGTTAGATCAGGTTTGAGAAAGTTTATCAAAAGCGCAATTTTATAAGTAATCGAAGATTCTTTTAAATAGTTTATATGCAAATAATGGGGGCACTGCGTTCCCAATTTGTTTACTTTGAGAGTATCTCGTTCCCTCAAAAGACACCCAATCTGGAAACGTTTGCAATCTCGCTTGCTCTCTAATTGTAAGCTTTCGAGTACCCTGAAGAAGGTTTTTCTTAGCTTCTATGCAACGCCTACTTTCAACATTGTCAACCCACGAAGGTGGGCGATGCCTAAAATACTCCTGAATTTCATGATTTATAGGTAAATATGAGGTACTTTCATCTGGCGCCGGTCCGGGGATAAATGCCGATACCGCTGGCTCGAAGCACAGTGCAAACTCGTCCCCTCGAACTCTCAGCGTATAAGCTGGCTCAGTGTGCGCACACCTATTCCTTGGGCCTCTCATCTGAGCATTTGCGCGATGTGAGAAGTAGTTCCCTATCGGTAAGTTTAGATCGTTGATTGCATCGTTCACACTAATGTAGTCAGGCAAATTAGGATT comes from Idiomarina sp. X4 and encodes:
- the recD gene encoding exodeoxyribonuclease V subunit alpha, translated to MSNVTTHTLFEALSQWRDAGWIRSIDLAFVEFLQQAGERSDAVLLAACCVSHQAGRGHTQVDLKALMDAPETLLNLPPENRHAADCALPSELFKQYGLDLTDALAASQCVDVNGHGTEPLVLSEHTLYLRRYWQYETFIEQSVQARMQDRPVINDELLKSTLAKLFAPTENDDINWQRVACANTVRYRFSVITGGPGTGKTYTVVRLLTALQHQALTLGLPPLRVSLAAPTGKAAARLTESIENELEQLVQNEKLSSLKDALLSIQPEGKTLHRLLGVKPNSRAFKHNAENPLRTDVVIVDEASMIDIEMMTALLKATPKHARLVLIGDKDQLASVEAGAVLGNLCAGADEGQYHSNTAKWLQDIADTPTFPSELINDKGEQRLQHVVKFRKSYRFKGPIADLANAINRQDDAATQQEIEKAKAAEGDHPVSVYEVDSLDDSSFEALIRSNLTTSGSLTLHVRSNAAVNDNATTNIDAGSADKLALEALQNLSNFQILTALREGPWGMKAVNQKVGDILGVNANSWYEGRPVMVTKNDYGLKLNNGDIGIALKDPEHGHLRVAFPDQEHGVRWILPSRLTHIETVYAMTVHKSQGSEFKHTVMVLPDHDSPVMSKELLYTGITRAKERLSLVGKGLANL
- a CDS encoding nuclease domain-containing protein; amino-acid sequence: MLVLRFLMWYYAHRNCCSIDFRSLKTDSLVLQQKSGYAKVYRAWQELKLYLDLFGDDASVAVRSIADLYEVWCYLQVTQIVEELGFEKVNQTAHPKLKREGLRVEFVDGLGASQLFKKGDVQIRVVHEPQISISSNPYKAWTSMQKPDIFLEVSIGDQERLVWVFDAKYRIDRDRTDKDCVPVDALNQMHRYRDALIYQKFDSLGKNKTRPVFGAFALYPGFYNQDPENIKINPYWDAINEVGVGAFPLLPSTANDTGKAWLKSFLTDQLASLLDDESTRDIDKYFFQESARINQTGLTSIRHADLALVTSTAIDQRNSGYYEAFLHGSASVFHMKKRASTQKYIIDNKMREAKFIIIAAPDKKQGNKLIANYVWQVESIEEVAGQALTEEITGTAKKKRDEKYWLFKVSQPQRLARPLTDFDHKHHNFKFMALSDLL